Proteins from a genomic interval of Geoanaerobacter pelophilus:
- a CDS encoding GumC family protein: MQEVTSINDLLAIVRRRKFSIVLPALTIFVVATLTAFLLPPTYRSTSTILIEDQEVPREYVTSTVTGFAEQRLHTINQRIMSTPKLLEIINRFNLYADLKQKKTTEEIVAKMRKDIKFETISADVIDPRTGRPTPATIAFTLSYQGKNPGVVQQIANVLASLYLEENLKVREQQTLGTSTFMGEELKTVQSQLAATDAQISAYKQRNLDSLPELAQVNIQGLDMVERDINQFNDQLRTLRERESNLQTQLTGLPAEETSSDRARLGELKAKLNALRTRVSDEYPDVVKLKVEIAGMERQIRSSGGDPNGTRNENPNYVNISAQLNGVRAEIEGVKRQLELQQERKRDFRRRIAASPRVEEGFKAMLTERNSLQLKYDDLNRKYMESKVAHGLEKEQKGERFSLIDAARLPELPVSPNIPAILIIGLILGIGVGVGVAALREFSDHSVRDVDLLAKLAGVPVLAAIPEIVTDLDRARVRSLRLKALLGTSVTICTGIMVFHFLVMDLNVFWAKLLRRMML, encoded by the coding sequence ATGCAAGAAGTAACATCGATAAACGACCTGCTGGCCATTGTTCGACGTCGCAAGTTCAGTATTGTGCTGCCCGCGCTCACAATTTTTGTGGTTGCAACGCTCACGGCTTTTCTTCTCCCGCCTACCTACCGTTCAACCTCTACCATCCTCATAGAAGACCAGGAAGTGCCGCGCGAATATGTTACCTCAACGGTGACCGGCTTTGCCGAACAGCGTCTTCATACCATCAATCAGCGGATCATGAGTACGCCCAAACTGCTGGAGATTATCAACCGTTTCAATCTCTATGCGGATCTGAAACAGAAGAAGACCACCGAAGAGATCGTTGCCAAGATGCGCAAGGACATCAAGTTCGAGACCATCAGCGCCGATGTCATTGATCCCCGTACCGGCCGGCCGACCCCGGCCACCATCGCTTTTACCCTTTCTTACCAAGGCAAAAACCCTGGCGTGGTGCAGCAGATTGCCAATGTGCTGGCGTCGCTCTATCTCGAAGAAAACCTGAAAGTTCGCGAGCAACAGACCCTTGGCACTTCTACCTTCATGGGGGAGGAGCTGAAGACGGTCCAGTCGCAGTTGGCGGCCACTGATGCCCAGATTTCGGCTTACAAGCAGCGCAACCTCGACTCCTTGCCGGAACTCGCCCAGGTGAACATTCAGGGGCTGGATATGGTGGAGCGCGACATCAACCAGTTTAACGATCAACTGCGGACGCTGCGGGAGCGGGAAAGCAATCTTCAGACGCAACTGACCGGGTTGCCGGCCGAGGAAACCTCATCTGATCGAGCCCGGCTCGGCGAGTTAAAGGCAAAGCTGAATGCGCTCAGAACAAGGGTTTCCGACGAGTATCCCGATGTGGTGAAATTGAAGGTGGAGATCGCCGGGATGGAACGGCAGATTCGCTCCTCTGGCGGAGATCCCAATGGTACGCGCAATGAGAATCCGAATTACGTCAATATCTCAGCCCAGCTGAACGGCGTCAGGGCCGAGATTGAAGGCGTAAAGCGCCAGCTTGAACTGCAGCAGGAACGAAAAAGAGATTTCCGACGACGGATTGCGGCCTCTCCCCGGGTAGAAGAGGGGTTCAAAGCCATGCTGACCGAGCGTAACAGCCTGCAACTGAAATACGACGACCTGAACCGCAAATACATGGAGTCCAAGGTTGCCCATGGTCTGGAGAAGGAACAAAAGGGTGAGCGGTTCTCCCTGATCGATGCGGCGCGGCTTCCTGAGCTGCCGGTCAGTCCCAATATTCCGGCAATCCTCATCATTGGCCTGATCCTGGGTATCGGCGTCGGTGTCGGGGTGGCGGCACTCCGTGAATTCAGCGACCACTCTGTCCGGGATGTGGATCTGCTGGCAAAGCTTGCCGGTGTGCCGGTGTTGGCGGCCATCCCGGAGATCGTCACGGATCTTGATCGGGCACGGGTGCGGTCACTGCGGCTGAAGGCGCTGCTGGGAACTTCTGTAACGATCTGCACCGGCATAATGGTCTTCCACTTTCTGGTTATGGACCTGAACGTATTCTGGGCAAAACTGCTGCGCCGCATGATGCTTTAA
- a CDS encoding exosortase C-terminal domain/associated protein EpsI yields MSTARSATIDPFWLKIAGLLGLFIAAYWVPLRGMVNVWQSNEDYSYGFIIPMVTLYLLWDKRSLLLSTPVRSSWRVLPLLLIFILVSIYGVLGSSGNIAMPVVPILIVLFAAFCLGTEFARKALLPLGFLIFMVPIPAVLERTIGTWLKSVSSVLGGSLVRLFGIPVHVSGNLIDLGVTKLQVVDACNGLRYLFPLLAIGVIYSYLFERTTWKRIFCVIATLPIAVLINSLRIGITGILANWYGAAAAEGFFHDFTGWVLFMVAFVLLYLLGRVLTFFPPRQKKGVVASPAPMPAGATDAINGRISNRVYATALVLLVAVAALSWSTSALPAVKLRGGIESFPTSFAGWQGTSTLVDPEIVRMSGAEEAFSGQYANENREQVSLYIGYRSTAFLESENFFHSPTVCLPSNGMKTTINRTRTISGIPRWGDLTVTEMVTEGLGSRMLVYFWFQTKDRATYDKNINRYHLTLHALTRDNTYDLFLRPIAQLQPTESIADGEKRLDRFVRDLSPEMLRFINDRRI; encoded by the coding sequence ATGAGTACCGCACGGTCTGCAACCATAGATCCGTTCTGGCTTAAGATCGCCGGCCTGCTGGGATTGTTCATCGCTGCCTACTGGGTGCCGCTCCGTGGCATGGTCAATGTTTGGCAGAGCAATGAGGATTATTCCTACGGCTTCATTATCCCCATGGTTACCCTGTATCTGCTGTGGGACAAGCGTTCGTTGTTGTTGAGCACACCGGTGCGCAGTTCCTGGCGGGTGTTGCCGCTGCTGCTGATCTTCATCCTGGTCTCAATATACGGTGTGCTTGGCTCCAGTGGCAACATCGCTATGCCGGTGGTGCCGATACTGATTGTCTTGTTTGCGGCATTTTGCCTGGGCACTGAATTTGCCCGCAAGGCACTGCTGCCCCTTGGTTTTCTGATCTTCATGGTGCCGATCCCTGCGGTCTTGGAGCGGACCATCGGCACCTGGCTCAAGTCGGTGTCGTCGGTACTGGGCGGCTCATTGGTGCGTCTCTTCGGCATACCGGTGCATGTCAGCGGCAACCTGATCGATCTTGGCGTCACCAAGCTGCAGGTGGTGGATGCCTGTAACGGCTTGCGCTACCTGTTTCCACTGTTGGCTATCGGTGTGATCTACAGCTATCTTTTTGAGCGCACTACCTGGAAGCGGATCTTTTGCGTCATCGCGACCTTGCCGATCGCGGTACTTATTAACAGCCTCAGAATCGGCATCACCGGTATCCTGGCCAACTGGTATGGCGCGGCTGCTGCAGAAGGCTTTTTTCACGACTTTACCGGTTGGGTGCTGTTCATGGTGGCGTTTGTCCTGTTGTATCTCCTCGGCCGGGTGCTGACCTTTTTCCCGCCCCGGCAGAAAAAGGGAGTGGTGGCTTCGCCGGCGCCAATGCCTGCCGGAGCGACGGATGCCATTAATGGCCGGATAAGTAACCGGGTCTATGCCACGGCCTTGGTGCTCCTGGTAGCGGTGGCTGCACTGTCCTGGAGCACCAGTGCCCTGCCGGCGGTAAAGCTGCGCGGCGGGATTGAGTCTTTTCCGACCTCGTTTGCCGGTTGGCAAGGGACTTCAACCCTGGTAGACCCGGAGATCGTCCGGATGTCCGGTGCTGAGGAAGCGTTCAGCGGCCAGTACGCCAACGAAAACAGGGAGCAGGTTTCACTCTATATCGGCTATCGGAGCACCGCCTTCCTGGAAAGCGAGAATTTCTTCCATTCGCCGACTGTCTGCCTCCCCTCCAACGGTATGAAAACTACCATAAACAGAACCAGGACCATCTCGGGAATCCCACGGTGGGGCGATCTTACCGTGACCGAAATGGTCACCGAAGGCCTGGGCTCCCGGATGCTGGTCTATTTCTGGTTCCAGACCAAGGACCGGGCGACCTATGACAAGAATATCAACCGATATCACCTGACTCTCCATGCCCTTACCCGGGACAATACCTACGACCTGTTTCTGCGGCCTATTGCCCAGCTACAACCCACTGAAAGCATTGCCGACGGCGAAAAACGGCTTGACCGGTTTGTCAGGGACCTGTCACCGGAAATGCTGCGGTTCATTAACGATCGGCGCATATGA
- a CDS encoding polysaccharide biosynthesis/export family protein, whose amino-acid sequence MSFLTNLRAALGRSRLHAAVTVVSGAMLVVTSISWAEQFKDQGQPSEAVKADEPKVKAPAVVAPGSSIPDSAARNTSDAVVSGNVSEIPLVKAADYLIGPGDQLDIAVWKDEALTRSVVVLPDGKVTFPLAGDILAGGKTVAELKKEISERLARFVPDLVLSVEVRQSNSMLIYIIGRVNAPGRQVLNTNVNVLQALAMAGGLNPFASKDRIKVFRTEHGETRIIPFHYSEVVDGTNLADNIVLKRGDVIVVP is encoded by the coding sequence TTGTCTTTTTTAACTAATTTAAGAGCGGCTTTGGGCCGGAGCAGGCTTCATGCTGCAGTAACTGTCGTATCCGGTGCCATGCTTGTTGTCACCAGTATCAGTTGGGCGGAGCAGTTTAAGGATCAAGGTCAGCCCAGCGAAGCTGTTAAAGCTGATGAACCGAAGGTGAAGGCTCCGGCAGTGGTTGCTCCCGGTAGCTCAATACCGGATAGCGCAGCAAGAAACACCTCTGATGCCGTTGTCTCCGGCAATGTTTCGGAGATACCGCTGGTGAAGGCCGCTGACTACCTGATTGGTCCGGGCGACCAGCTGGATATAGCGGTCTGGAAGGATGAGGCCCTGACCCGGTCCGTGGTGGTGCTGCCCGATGGCAAGGTTACCTTCCCGCTTGCCGGCGATATTCTGGCCGGCGGCAAGACTGTTGCCGAATTGAAAAAAGAGATCTCCGAGCGGCTGGCGCGGTTCGTGCCAGATCTGGTGTTGTCGGTTGAGGTCAGGCAGTCCAACAGCATGCTGATCTACATCATCGGCAGGGTGAATGCGCCGGGGCGCCAGGTACTGAATACCAATGTGAACGTATTGCAGGCATTGGCAATGGCCGGCGGACTCAACCCGTTTGCCAGCAAAGACCGTATCAAGGTCTTCCGTACGGAGCATGGCGAAACGCGGATCATACCGTTCCACTATTCCGAGGTGGTTGACGGGACCAATCTTGCCGACAATATCGTCCTTAAACGCGGCGATGTCATCGTGGTTCCTTGA
- a CDS encoding response regulator transcription factor, with amino-acid sequence MARILIIEDEAELAELVALNVVREGHEVVIALSGEEGLEKVDAEDFDLVILDLMMPGLTGFEVCRGLRRAEKSARIPIIMVTACSSEADRVSGLEAGADDYVVKPFSIRELMLRIRAKLQIKQKETVEPTRYHIGQLIVDTERHQIIADHREINLTITEFKLLTCLIRSAGRVLSRDNLLNDVWGDSSEIDHRTIDSYVTRLRTKLGDVGDMVQTIRGFGYKLEQLNQ; translated from the coding sequence ATGGCTCGCATTCTTATTATTGAAGACGAAGCTGAACTTGCAGAACTGGTGGCGCTCAATGTCGTTCGCGAGGGACATGAGGTCGTTATTGCCTTGTCAGGTGAAGAGGGGCTTGAAAAGGTTGACGCCGAGGATTTTGATCTGGTTATTCTTGACCTTATGATGCCGGGGCTGACCGGGTTCGAAGTTTGTCGCGGCTTGCGCCGGGCTGAAAAGTCAGCGCGAATCCCGATTATTATGGTCACCGCCTGCAGTAGTGAAGCGGACCGGGTTAGTGGTCTGGAAGCGGGTGCTGACGATTATGTGGTTAAGCCATTTTCCATTCGGGAACTGATGCTCAGAATCAGGGCGAAGCTCCAGATCAAGCAGAAGGAAACAGTAGAACCGACCCGTTACCACATCGGCCAGCTCATTGTAGACACGGAGCGGCATCAGATAATTGCCGATCATAGAGAAATAAATCTCACCATCACGGAGTTCAAGCTGCTTACCTGCCTGATCCGCTCAGCAGGGCGCGTTCTCAGCAGGGATAACCTTTTGAATGATGTGTGGGGAGATTCATCCGAAATCGATCACCGGACGATCGATTCCTATGTGACCCGCTTGCGGACAAAACTTGGCGACGTCGGGGACATGGTGCAGACGATACGGGGTTTTGGCTATAAACTGGAGCAACTCAACCAGTGA
- a CDS encoding tetratricopeptide repeat protein — translation MRLRNLLKMVIPGLLVVSLAACSGPEEKKAKFLSKGKALYEKGEYVKAALEFKNAIQIDPKFSDAYEMFGMTELKRGNYKNAFAHFTKAIELNPKNLKAQNELGKLFLAARDPDKAMEKAELILNTDPRNDDGLLLKGAVFVAKKELDTAQSYFEELLGKGVKKADAFLLLASVYQLAGDIKRQEEVLRNGLSANPSSVQIHMMLADLLARANRVDEAVALLRKVIGLEPSKVEHQFVLANLYWITGQEPKGVEVVKGIIASDPKKDENRLQATSFLIGKGKLKEAEELLQAGIKLNNKALGLRLSLAELYLNSARTAQAVAGLKEVVGLDKESNPDVIKAKNALARIHLSNKEIEPAAKLYAEVLKASPKNSEAIQGKGGILLAKGDGAGAVAAFRTLVTDNPQSGMGYVRLAEAHLLNKEMALAGENIQKGLQAEPDSREVQRAVARYYMLAKEPAKAESQLRKLLASRPDDLEVHVELGDFYHSMKNLGKAEAEYTAIKRLAPQLPAGFVKMSELYLAQGKVDRAISELEQAVKLNNQAMNFFVALEQLYIQQKQFAPAITLAESRLKANPKDEVALTMLGQVQAAQGDTAKAIDSFKKALSAKPDQWLAANNLAYLMSEKAASPGELDEALAYANTARKGQPNNATVLDTLGWIHYRKGAYPQAVELLSKAQAKAKESSVINYHLGMAQFKSGRTSEAKGSLQKALAASKAFPGRDEAARTLKAI, via the coding sequence ATGCGCTTGCGCAACCTGTTGAAAATGGTGATTCCCGGACTGCTTGTTGTGTCTCTCGCCGCCTGTAGCGGGCCCGAGGAGAAGAAGGCAAAGTTCCTCTCCAAAGGAAAGGCGCTTTACGAGAAGGGTGAGTATGTCAAGGCTGCCCTGGAGTTCAAAAACGCGATCCAGATTGACCCGAAATTTTCCGATGCCTATGAGATGTTTGGTATGACGGAATTAAAGAGGGGCAATTACAAGAATGCCTTTGCCCATTTCACTAAGGCCATAGAGTTGAACCCGAAAAATCTTAAGGCGCAGAATGAGCTGGGCAAACTGTTCCTGGCGGCAAGAGATCCGGACAAGGCAATGGAAAAAGCCGAGCTGATTCTCAATACCGATCCGCGTAACGATGACGGCCTGCTGCTCAAAGGGGCGGTATTTGTGGCAAAAAAGGAGTTGGATACTGCCCAGAGCTATTTTGAGGAATTGCTCGGCAAAGGGGTTAAAAAGGCTGATGCCTTTCTGTTGCTGGCATCGGTTTATCAGCTGGCCGGCGATATCAAGCGCCAGGAAGAGGTGCTGCGCAACGGACTCAGTGCCAACCCTTCATCGGTGCAGATCCATATGATGCTGGCGGATCTGCTGGCCCGGGCTAACCGGGTTGACGAGGCTGTTGCCCTGCTGCGCAAGGTGATCGGACTGGAGCCTAGCAAGGTTGAACATCAGTTTGTCCTGGCAAACCTTTACTGGATCACGGGTCAGGAACCAAAAGGGGTTGAGGTGGTCAAGGGGATCATTGCCAGCGATCCGAAAAAGGATGAAAACCGACTCCAGGCAACATCGTTTCTGATAGGGAAGGGGAAGCTGAAAGAGGCTGAGGAACTGCTGCAGGCAGGGATAAAGCTTAACAACAAGGCCTTGGGACTCAGGCTTTCGCTGGCGGAGCTTTACCTGAACAGCGCCCGGACAGCACAGGCGGTGGCAGGGCTTAAGGAAGTGGTCGGACTTGACAAGGAGTCAAATCCGGACGTCATTAAAGCCAAAAATGCCCTGGCACGGATTCATCTCAGCAATAAAGAGATTGAGCCGGCAGCAAAGCTGTATGCCGAGGTGTTAAAGGCCAGCCCGAAAAACAGTGAAGCCATCCAGGGAAAGGGCGGAATTCTCCTGGCCAAGGGGGATGGTGCCGGTGCCGTTGCTGCCTTTCGTACTCTGGTGACGGATAATCCTCAGTCAGGCATGGGCTATGTGCGACTGGCCGAGGCCCATCTGCTCAACAAGGAGATGGCGCTGGCCGGAGAGAATATCCAGAAAGGGCTCCAGGCTGAGCCTGACTCCCGGGAGGTGCAACGAGCCGTAGCCCGCTACTACATGCTTGCCAAGGAACCGGCCAAGGCTGAATCCCAGCTGCGGAAGCTGTTGGCATCACGGCCGGATGACCTGGAAGTTCATGTGGAGCTGGGAGACTTCTATCATTCAATGAAGAACCTGGGCAAGGCCGAAGCGGAATATACGGCTATCAAGAGGCTGGCCCCCCAGCTTCCGGCCGGTTTTGTCAAAATGAGCGAACTCTATCTGGCCCAGGGAAAGGTTGATCGCGCTATCAGCGAGCTGGAGCAGGCAGTCAAGCTCAATAATCAGGCAATGAATTTTTTCGTAGCCCTTGAGCAGCTCTACATTCAGCAGAAGCAATTCGCTCCGGCCATCACCCTTGCCGAGTCCAGGCTCAAGGCCAATCCCAAAGACGAAGTGGCGCTCACCATGCTGGGGCAGGTACAGGCGGCGCAAGGGGATACGGCCAAGGCCATTGATTCATTCAAAAAGGCCTTGTCTGCCAAACCGGATCAGTGGCTGGCTGCCAACAACCTGGCATACCTGATGAGCGAGAAGGCGGCATCGCCTGGCGAACTGGACGAGGCCTTGGCATATGCCAACACGGCTCGGAAAGGCCAGCCGAACAACGCAACGGTTCTCGATACCCTGGGATGGATCCATTATCGCAAGGGGGCATATCCTCAGGCTGTTGAGCTGCTGAGCAAGGCTCAGGCAAAGGCCAAGGAAAGTTCCGTAATCAACTACCATCTTGGGATGGCGCAGTTCAAATCAGGCCGGACGAGTGAAGCAAAAGGATCGCTCCAGAAGGCGCTGGCAGCAAGCAAGGCATTCCCTGGCCGCGATGAGGCGGCACGAACGCTGAAGGCCATCTGA
- a CDS encoding MraY family glycosyltransferase translates to MIFLVTLLTAVLLTIVLIPVLSSAAIRYNAVDLPNERKVHTRPIPRIGGLAMAAGTFIPLLYVFRGNAFLVAYLAGAGVLVAFGLVDDFRELSPKVKFAGQILAAFIAVFHGGVVIRSLGTLLPDGWLLPEWLAMALTLLVIVGVTNAINLADGLDGLAGGISLLMFAGIGYLAYLAGNAIIGLICLAIGGALFGFLRFNTHPATIFMGDAGSQFLGFSVVTLAIALTQGTRAYSPLLPLLLVGFPVLDTLTVMITRIVQGRSPFTADKNHFHHHLLQLGFLHPESVLIIYVVQTLLVIAALFLRYHSDWLLLLGYLLFCGGVLAVFTLADRTGWRPRGLEQFNLHIGQRIRELRDHGRIIKNFFPLFSVTVPLLLFVTCVRPMELPPFVTCAAGLFGVVILTLVVCGRQWLMPVLRLAIYLLIPCAVYFGDVSRSAWQDGMGLSLYNASFGLMALLMIVISRFSRRQEGFKSTPLDFLIVMLAVVAPNLPVQRLNEYQLGMTAARIIMLYFSFEVLFAELRGKSFPISVLTASSLLVMAFH, encoded by the coding sequence ATGATTTTTCTGGTGACCCTGCTAACGGCGGTTCTGCTGACCATTGTCCTGATCCCGGTGCTCAGTTCAGCGGCCATTCGTTATAATGCCGTGGACCTGCCCAACGAACGCAAGGTCCATACCCGGCCGATTCCCCGCATCGGTGGGCTTGCCATGGCCGCCGGCACCTTTATTCCGCTGCTGTATGTCTTCCGGGGGAATGCTTTTCTGGTTGCTTATCTGGCCGGGGCCGGGGTTTTGGTTGCCTTTGGCCTGGTAGACGATTTCCGGGAACTTTCACCTAAGGTCAAATTTGCCGGGCAGATCCTGGCGGCGTTCATTGCCGTGTTCCATGGCGGGGTTGTGATCCGCTCTCTGGGTACATTGCTGCCGGACGGGTGGCTGCTGCCGGAATGGTTGGCCATGGCACTGACCCTGCTTGTCATTGTCGGTGTCACCAATGCCATTAACCTGGCCGACGGTCTTGATGGCCTGGCTGGCGGCATCAGCCTGCTCATGTTTGCTGGGATCGGCTATCTTGCCTATCTCGCTGGTAACGCGATCATTGGTCTGATTTGCCTGGCCATTGGCGGCGCACTGTTCGGTTTTCTCCGCTTTAATACCCATCCGGCAACCATTTTCATGGGAGACGCCGGCAGTCAATTTCTCGGTTTTTCCGTTGTCACGCTGGCCATTGCCCTGACTCAGGGGACACGTGCCTACAGTCCATTGCTGCCGCTGCTGCTCGTAGGGTTTCCGGTACTTGATACCCTTACCGTCATGATTACCAGGATTGTACAGGGTCGTTCCCCGTTTACCGCGGATAAAAACCACTTCCATCACCACCTGCTGCAGCTCGGTTTCCTCCATCCCGAATCGGTACTGATCATTTATGTCGTGCAGACCCTGCTGGTTATTGCCGCGCTGTTCCTGCGCTACCATTCGGATTGGCTGTTGCTGTTGGGATACCTGCTGTTCTGTGGCGGGGTGCTGGCAGTATTTACCCTGGCCGACCGGACCGGCTGGAGGCCACGGGGGCTTGAGCAGTTCAACCTGCACATCGGGCAGAGGATCAGGGAGCTGCGGGATCACGGCCGGATCATCAAGAACTTTTTCCCCCTGTTTAGCGTCACTGTGCCGCTTCTGCTTTTTGTTACCTGCGTACGGCCGATGGAGCTTCCGCCATTTGTCACTTGTGCCGCCGGTCTGTTTGGCGTGGTAATTCTGACGTTGGTGGTTTGCGGCCGGCAATGGCTCATGCCGGTGCTCAGGCTGGCAATCTACCTGCTGATTCCCTGCGCGGTCTATTTTGGTGATGTCAGTCGCTCGGCATGGCAGGACGGCATGGGGCTCTCGCTCTATAACGCCTCGTTTGGCTTGATGGCGCTGCTGATGATCGTGATCTCCCGCTTTTCTCGCCGCCAGGAAGGATTCAAGAGTACGCCGCTAGATTTTCTCATTGTCATGCTGGCAGTAGTGGCCCCCAATCTGCCGGTACAACGTCTTAATGAGTATCAGCTGGGCATGACCGCGGCCAGGATAATCATGCTGTATTTCAGTTTCGAGGTTCTGTTTGCCGAATTGCGCGGAAAGAGTTTTCCGATATCGGTTCTTACTGCCAGTTCCCTGCTGGTAATGGCTTTTCACTAA
- a CDS encoding tyrosine protein kinase translates to MATRLTFSLARPQNQEAVLVSADEALQLSAPIAEEFDEELPITASEITTEQEELPPLPAAEAVPVVRPKFGWVSPQYTVSRSVTLDPATLAANRCVAIDQQAPELDAYRVLRTQILQRTRQGGGNTIMVSSALPGEGKSITAINLALTFAREFQQTVLLVDCDLRRQSVHRYLGYESDCGVIDYLLNDQPVPELITWPGIEKLTIISGGRSLGESSELLGSARMKDLVDDMRLRYPERYVIFDLPALLDGADALAFAPLVDHIVLAVREGSTPIDDVKRSIEMLPQGKLLGLVMNRHQGPPIKKRK, encoded by the coding sequence ATGGCAACGAGATTGACATTTTCGCTGGCAAGACCGCAAAACCAGGAAGCAGTGCTGGTCTCCGCAGATGAGGCATTACAGCTGTCGGCGCCGATAGCTGAGGAGTTTGACGAAGAATTGCCGATCACGGCAAGCGAAATAACGACCGAACAGGAAGAGCTACCTCCGCTTCCTGCTGCAGAGGCGGTTCCTGTGGTGCGACCGAAGTTCGGCTGGGTCTCGCCCCAGTACACGGTTTCACGGTCAGTGACCCTTGACCCGGCAACGCTGGCCGCAAACCGGTGTGTGGCAATTGACCAGCAGGCTCCGGAACTGGATGCCTACCGGGTGCTGCGAACTCAGATCCTGCAGCGCACCCGACAGGGGGGCGGCAACACCATCATGGTTTCCAGTGCGCTCCCTGGTGAGGGGAAGAGCATTACCGCCATAAACCTGGCCCTTACCTTTGCCCGCGAGTTCCAGCAGACAGTTTTACTGGTGGACTGCGATCTGCGTCGTCAGTCGGTGCATCGCTACCTGGGGTATGAGAGTGATTGCGGGGTAATCGATTATCTGCTGAACGACCAACCGGTGCCGGAACTGATTACCTGGCCCGGCATCGAAAAGCTTACAATCATTTCCGGTGGCAGGAGCCTGGGCGAGAGCAGCGAACTGCTCGGTTCAGCCAGGATGAAAGACCTTGTTGACGACATGAGGCTCCGCTATCCGGAGCGCTATGTGATTTTCGATCTCCCGGCGCTGCTTGACGGTGCTGATGCCCTGGCCTTTGCACCGTTGGTGGATCATATAGTGCTGGCTGTCCGCGAGGGGAGTACCCCGATCGATGACGTCAAGCGTTCGATAGAGATGCTGCCGCAGGGCAAACTGCTGGGGTTGGTGATGAACCGTCACCAGGGACCACCGATAAAAAAACGTAAGTAA
- a CDS encoding outer membrane beta-barrel protein, whose translation MRQHCAATAGRVAVRCAAGVSWGVLLLVTVVAPCWADEVNVIPALTVKESYNDNIFFTTGTPTSAFMTVVSPGIEMFDRTEAFSAKLLLRLDEFLYQGSNSQTSTLNHSYRGDFQLRPTPLTDLSAGYSYRINNRPDQALDQGGVALNATRRTRQQLSFDAGQQFTELTSARFSYAWDQEDYNSSALSSTESHTGTVRFTHDLGRWLPPAKAILELSIGNYHFDKSQTDNLSASLGGIWSISETLSATALLGGRYTRSRYDTLLVSATSPVTTTSGTANSSSSGWVGQLTLAQQGERARGELTLSRNVSISSGSNSATETNAVQGSLTYDLTPELTTSLVMGYQQDSADRQQFGTADIDHRYYRGSAGLSYKLQRDLEVSASYAFEKVQYREAASAATRNVIFLGLTYRYPLLER comes from the coding sequence ATGAGACAACATTGTGCGGCAACTGCGGGGAGAGTCGCTGTTCGGTGCGCTGCCGGCGTTTCCTGGGGGGTATTGCTGCTGGTAACCGTGGTTGCTCCATGCTGGGCAGACGAAGTCAACGTCATTCCGGCACTGACGGTCAAGGAATCATATAACGACAATATTTTCTTCACTACCGGTACTCCAACCTCCGCTTTCATGACTGTGGTATCACCGGGGATTGAAATGTTTGACCGGACAGAGGCATTCAGCGCCAAGCTCCTGCTGAGACTGGACGAGTTTCTCTATCAAGGGAGCAACTCCCAGACCTCGACCCTCAACCATTCTTATCGGGGGGATTTTCAGCTGAGACCTACGCCTCTTACCGATTTGTCGGCAGGTTACAGCTATCGGATCAACAATCGCCCCGACCAGGCCCTGGACCAAGGCGGAGTTGCCCTTAATGCAACCCGGCGAACCCGCCAGCAGTTGTCCTTTGATGCCGGCCAGCAATTCACTGAGCTGACCTCGGCCCGGTTTTCATACGCCTGGGATCAGGAGGATTACAATTCCTCAGCGCTATCAAGTACTGAGAGCCATACCGGAACAGTGCGATTTACTCATGATCTTGGTCGTTGGCTGCCGCCGGCCAAGGCGATTCTGGAGCTCAGCATCGGGAACTATCATTTTGACAAATCCCAAACCGATAACCTGTCGGCCTCTCTTGGCGGCATCTGGAGCATCTCGGAAACGCTTTCAGCCACGGCTCTGCTGGGCGGGCGCTATACCAGATCGCGATACGACACGCTGCTGGTTTCAGCGACATCGCCGGTTACCACAACCTCAGGCACTGCCAACAGCAGCAGCTCTGGCTGGGTCGGTCAACTGACCCTGGCTCAACAAGGGGAGCGGGCCAGAGGTGAGCTGACCCTGAGTCGCAACGTCTCTATCTCTTCAGGGAGCAACAGTGCCACTGAGACCAACGCGGTGCAAGGTTCGCTGACCTATGACCTGACGCCGGAATTAACGACTAGCCTGGTCATGGGCTATCAACAGGACAGTGCCGACCGGCAACAGTTTGGGACTGCCGACATTGATCATCGCTATTACCGGGGATCAGCGGGGCTTAGCTATAAATTGCAGCGGGATCTGGAAGTAAGTGCCAGTTATGCCTTTGAAAAAGTGCAGTATCGGGAAGCCGCCAGTGCTGCCACCCGGAATGTAATTTTTCTGGGATTGACCTATCGCTATCCGTTACTGGAAAGATAA